The sequence gagggaggaggaggggagggcaggaaggggaCAGGGCAGGGCCTGCAGGTGTGGGAGGATGTGGCCCTTGAAAACAGCTTGGCTTAGAATTTTCACTGGGAGTCCTAGAGGACTGTGGGCAGAACAGGGCATGCCCTGGCctacatatttttctcttttaatgaaaaaattttaatattctggAACAAGAATAACCATGAATGAAACCATTGCCCAGCTCTAAAATAACTGTTGGCCAGTTTCATTCACGCACCAACCCCAGTCACTGAATTATCCTAAAGCAAGACCCAGGCCTCCTGTCATTTCATTATGAATATTTGGGAAATTTAAACATCAGGGACCCATTTTCTCAGTTGTCTTCCCCCAACCCTGCCACAGTTTGTTTGAATCTGGATCCAAAATGCACAGACATCGAGGATGGCAGAAACCTCTTAGTTATCAAATCAAACTTAGATCCACTCACTGGTGGGCAGTGAAACCATTCTATTGACATGGGGTCATAGTGAAGGAAACCACAGGGTTTATCGCAGGTgccaagcaaggagtccaggcAGCTAGTGCTTAAGACCTGAACTCCTAGGTGGCCCTCAGGGAAAAgtggttttcatttgtttgttttttaatattgggGAAAAGACTTTAAAGACAGGGTGAGGGAGGGGGTCTTCAGGGTGTGTGTGATCAGGtggtggacattcttctgactgGCTGGTGGTGAGGCACTCAGGAGTCACCATCATTAACCCTCTGGTTCTAATCAGCCTAGGGCCTCTGTGCTTATGGGCAGCATAGTTAACTTCTACcacctgggggcagggggaaacaGCTGAAAGGACCTggctcaggattttttttttttttttggtcacactgcatggcatatgggctgttagttccctgaccagggactgaatccatgttccttgcagtagaagtgcagaatcttaccactggaccaccgaggatCCGCTGGCTCTCGATATTAGCTATAGCACCTGAGAAGAAATTAAAAGTCCTTTGTTTTAATCACTAAACTATTTTTGTCTtgactcttttcctttgtttctgcattttgtcacttctttgatttattcttttgaactcagggaaggcctaggagCTATTTCCtatagacaaaaggcaggcagaggacaaggGGGTGGTCTGTCCTGAGAAGGGCCCAGAGGGTCATTTTGACACTCCTTTTTCACTAGTGATTTGTTTGTTGaagttgttttgtgttttgccCCAGAGTACCTCCCAGTGTTTGGATCTGGCTGATTTTGTCTCTGAGTGGTGTTTAGCCTCTTCTGTCACCCCCCATCCAGGGCTTCCCAGTTAGcgataatggtaaagaacccacctgccaattcagaagacatattaggagacatgggtttgatccctgggtcaggaagattctctggaggagacaatggcaattcactccagtattcttgcctgaagaatcccatgaacagaggagcgtggcaggctatacagtggaagcgacttagcacacatgctgcCTGCCCAATCCACCACCACCCTAGTGTCCTCTGTAAACCATTTTAAGGAGATCTAGATGGGCCAGCCACTCTCCACATGTggctttttaaattgatttaattgAAAGCATGCAACAGCCATTTGAGAACAGCACAGTTGTAGAGCGTTTTCTTCCACAGAAAATTCTGGACAGTCCTGCTTACCTCAGGTCCAGCTTTTTGGAGGTTCATACCCCACCAAGGAGGCCCCGGTCAGtgtggcctcagttcagttcaattcagtcgctcagtcctgtcagactctttgcgactccatggattgcagcacgacaggcttcccagtccatcaccaactcctggagcttgctcaaactcatgttcatcgagttggtgatgccatccaaccatctcatcttctgttgtccccttctcctcctgccttcaatttttcccagcatcagggtcttttccaaggagtcagttctttgcatcaggtggccaaagtactggagtttcagcttcaggctatgtccttccaatgaatattcaggactgatttcgtttaggattgactggttggatctccttgctgtccaagggaccctcaactccaacaccacagttcaaaagcatcaattcttcagcgaaaGCGGGGCGTGAAGGGGGAGCGGGGGCAGGGGTCGAGGCCCTTCTGTGCTGATTGGGCGCTGGCCCGCAGCTGCACCACCCGTCTCAGGGGTTCCGGTTCGGCACGGTGTGGGAGAGCAGCGCCGAGGCCTACATCAAGAAAAGCTTCCCGGAGATGTACTCGCACATGCGGCGCCATAGCGCACCTACCACTCCCCACGGAGTCGCCATGCTCACGTGAggggggcgcgcggggcggggcgcggggcggggccacGCGGGCGGGCGGGGATGCTCACCCTGTCCCCATGCCCTCCGCAGGAGCGATCCCCCCAAGCTCAACGCCTTCATCATGGACAAGTCCCTCCTGGACTATGAGGTGTCCATCGACGCCGACTGCAGGCTGCTGACCGTGGGCAAGCCCTTCGTCATTGAGGGTGAGGAGTCCACAGAACCAGTGATCTGCGGGCTCCAGGAGGGTTCCGCTCCTCTGGGTCTGCGTCCAGCCTGGTCCCAACCCAATGCCCGGCCTCCCCCAGGCTATGGTATCGGACTCCCCAGAAATTCACCGCTCACCTCCAACCTGTCCGAGTTCATCAGCCGCTACAAGTCCTCCGGCTTCATCGACTTACTGCACGACAAGTGGTACAAGATGGTGCCTTGTGGGAAGCGGGTCTTCGCGGTGACGGAGGTGCGGCAGGTCCCCGCACGTGGGGTGGGGGTCGGCATGGGGGAGCCCCCGAACCTGCGTGGTCCTTCACCAGAGTAGAGAACCTCTGCTCATTCCCAAGACTAGTGTATTTGCCTGCTTTTGTGCATTCTATTCATCCTACAAAACCCCAGCTCTAGTGCCCTCTTGTCCATGAAACCTCTGAAAATGTAGCCCCAGGCCCTTCTCTCTGGCCCAACCTCTGTCCCCACTCCCTTCCAAGGTCCGGGCTCCCCCGGGGTCTGCTATGACCTAGAGGGACTATgcgcctgttgctgctgctgctgctgctgctgctgagtcgcttcagtcatgttcgactctgtgcgaccgcgtagacggcagcccactaggctcccctgtccctgggattttccaggcaagaacactggagtgggttgccatttccttctccagtgcatgaaagtgcaaagtgaaagtgaagttgctcagtcgtgtccgagtcttagcgaccccatggactgcagcctaccaagctcctccgtccgtgggattttccaggcaagagtactggagtggagtgccattgccttctccaatggcacccaactccagcatCCTGCCCACAGACCCTGCAGATGGGCATCTACCACTTCTCCGGACTCTTTGTGCTGCTCTGCCTGGGTCTGGGTAGTGCTCTGCTCAGCTCCCTGGGTGAGCACATCTTCTACCACCTGGCGCTGCCACGCATCCGAAGGGGCAACAAGCTGCAGTACTGGCTGCACACGAGTCAGGTGAGGAGCTGGCCAACCCAGCGGGTGGTGGTGCGGGAGGGGGGCTGAGGGAGGGTCCTGTCTTCCCACTGAGCTGAATTCTTGGCTCCTAGAGAATTCATCGCGCCCTCAACACAGAGCTGCCAGAGGGGCAGGAAGAGGCGGAGTCGAGGTAAGGGGCTTGGGGGGCGGTTCTACACCCCAGCAACTCCCACACCTGCCCTCTGACTGTCGCCTGGGTCCACACCTTCCACTGGCGGCCTCCTCAGGAACTTTGACCCTAAAGGGCAGACGGGGACTGTGGGTAGGACGTGGCTGCCCAGCCCATCCATCCCCTAGGGGTCTCGAGGAGTCGCAGAACACACAGGCTACCCCTGCGGGCCCAGGGGGCTGGACACGGGTGCGCCCCACCGCAGTGAGGGAACATCGAGTGCGTTTCCTGCTGGACCATACTGTGGTCTCTGCCTCCCCCGACGCGGACGTCCCAGATTTGGATGCAGCCGGGGCCGCGCCACCTGAGGCCCCCGTCTGTTCCAATGGCCCGCCCGCTGAGCTTCGGTCTGGCGCCCCGCTCCCCGgggagctggaggagctggagcagCGCATTGCAGGCGCGCAGGAAAGGCTCCACCAGGCACTGCTGCGGCGCAGGGCACTCCTGGCCCAGCTTAGGGACAGCACCTGTGAGCTGCCGTGCACGTGGCTCCTGGCCTGCGAGGAAGCACCGGAGGTGGCCTCCTGAAGTGGGATCCAGCCCTTCTCCACCTACTGCACCTGCTCTGAGGGGGGGCCACCCGTCCATAGGGTGGAACCTCCCTTCCCGCGAGTCTCCctaggctccccccaccccaccccaccccaccccccaacacacagacGCTGGCTGGACGCTGTCAACAGTTTATTCTATATACAAACACCATTTTGTACACTGCAATTAAATAAGAGTGGAATGAGCGCTCTTCTGCATTCCTCACAGAGTGATTGGGTTGGGTCACCGGCCATCTCCCCACCCACAGCAGGGCGGAACCCGGGATCCCCTGGCTGCCTTAGATGTTGGCGCCTATGCGCCATCGAGGCCGAGCTCCACCTTCCCGGGCCCCCAGCCCGGGCACGTAGGGTGGCCGTGGAAAGGCACTGGGCATGACAGAGCACCAGCTAAGCCAGCCCCACCCGATGCTTTGCTCCGGGGCAGCTTGCTCCAGACCCTTCACCACCCTTTCAGAACCTTCCATGGAGCCCCCACCCCTTCTACCCTGGTTCATAGGCTGGTCTTGATTTACTAGCTGAGGAGACCCACCAGGGACAGGCTGTAGGCTGGCCCCATGCCCTGGGGGAGAGACACCTGCCTCCCAGCAAACCTGATGGACCCCAAACCACCTAAGGCAGGCTGAGCATTCCCAGAGCCACTGGGGACAGTCTCCCTGACCCCTGAGGGCTCCAGCCAGGTCACACCCAGCTGGCTTGGACAGCCAGGGATAGAGGCCGTCAGCTGCCCAGGGCTCAGGAGCCGACTTCCGAGGGCGTATCCACTAGATCGGTGGATGCAGGGCTGGGCCTGCCCCCCCCAGTGGTCTGAGGGACTGCATCAGACCCTGGAGAGTTGCTTGTAGGGGCACTGTCCTGGGGGCCCCGTAGGAGCCCCCCACTGGGGCTCAGGGGGCTGCCTGGCCGCTGGTCCAGGAGAGAGGCGCTCAGGCCAGACAGGAAGGAGGCATCTGTGATGATGGCAGCTGTCTCTGCCATCCAACCCAGGTCACCACTGGCTGCTGCAGCCACTGAGGCCGCTGCGGCCACCAGGGAGCTAGGTGCCTCAGCCACGGGCCCGGGGCCCCCACCAGCACCTGGCaagccagggcccagggcaggggacTGGCTGGCAGCGTCGGGGGTGATAGGTGGGATGCCTCCATTATTGTTCAGGTCATCTGGCAGGGCCGTGGGGGTTCCGGGGCCCAGTGGTGGTGTCTGCAGCAGCATCTCCTGGACACGGATCTGCTGCAGGATGGCGGGTAGTTCGTAGTGGTGGAAGAAGTAGATCATGGAATGCTGGGGGGGCAGGCACCGTGTCAGGCGAGGGACCCCCAACAGGCTGGACCCTCGGGCCACCAGTCGCAAGGAACGCCCACCTCACCTGGATGAAGAGCCAGGAGGTGACGAGTGCCAGGCTGCTGTACTGCCCATTGAAGCGGTAGTGGTAGGCGTAGAAGGCAAAGTGGTACAGGTAGAAGAACCTGCAAGGGGAACAGTGAGGTGCTGCCCACCCAGCTGCCTCCACCCCAGACCACACGGCCCCCGGTGCCCACCGAAGCCAGTGCCGCTTGCTGGTGTTGGTGTGGCAGCAGATGGCATCATACTGGTCAGCCAGCCACACGATGAGGATGATGTAGAAGGCTGTGGTGGTGTCATTGAAGAACTCAGACATGATTGCCTCCATTCCTGGTGGGGGGAGACAGGAGCCCCCAGTTGAGGTGGGTGGCCAGCATgccagggaagggggcagggtgtgggggcACAGGGTCCTCACCCACGAGGGCCAGGATGACGGTCAGCAGGGGCGCTGCGGGGAAGGCGATGGCCATGTTCATCTCCAGCATCTGCAGCAGGTCCACTGCGGGAGAGGGCACCGGGCGGGCAGACCGGGTGAGGCGCCCggaaggggggaggggcaggggaggtggcCAGAGGGGATACTCACCAATGAAGACGAAGATCTGGTGGTGAGAGTAGCGCAGCAACATGGACACACTCAGGGTCTGCAAGTGGGCCACCATGAGGCCTTGGATGGCTGCCCTGCTCCTCcggccccaccctgcccctccccaccctgcttgAGGCACTCACAAAGATGACCATGATGACGAAGGCAGCCAGGTAGGACGTGCGGGCCATCCACATGCTCACAAAGCGGTAGTGCTCCCCAGACACCACATTCCTCAGGAAGCCTGCATGAGGGGTGGAGCGGAAGAGGCAGTGAGCAAGCGCCCCAGCCCAAGCCCCACCTAAGCAGGCCCCGCCTTCGCCCCGCACCTTTGTTCTCCTCATTCTCTGCCAGGCCCTTCACGCTGGACATGAGGATGTCATCATAGCCCAGGAACTCGGCCAGCAGCAGGCGGCTGAAACGGTCACCAAAGCACTGGTCCCGCGTGGGATCTGTGGGCAGGACCGGGACAGCGATGTTAGTCCAGGGACACAGAACTCCACTGCCCGGCAGAGCTGTGACTGACACGTGTGGAGGAATGGAGCCCTGGGAAGTTTCCTGCAATTGGGCAGCAAGGGCAACCCTGAGACCTTGGACACAAGTGCTTCCGGGTCACCCCTCCCTGAGGAAGATACCCAAGATTGAGGAGGAAGGAGGTCCCTCCCCTGGGCCTTGCTCTGCTCGGCAGGGGCACTCACCCAGTGTGACCACCATGACGGGGATGCTGAGCCGCTGGCGTGTGGCCTGTGACAACCTCAGGAAGCCGTACTCCAGCGAGTACTCCACGATGTACTCGTCTTGCGGCCAGGCTGCATGCAGGGACGGCTGGTCAGTAAAGGAGCCCTCTCCTGGGAGGTCTGGGGGGACTGTACCACACCCCCACCTCCATCACTGGACGTAGCCCCAGGGAGTGGTGGTACCTTTTGGGGGCGTCTCAGGGAATGGGAACTCCTGGCTGTCATTTAAGGCCTCGGGGCCACCTGGTGGCTTGAACACCTTGGGCTCGATGTCCAGCTCAAACTGCACAGTGGGAAGCAGAGGTCAGCAGGCCCTTGGTACCTAAGGCTTGGCCTGAAGGTCTCTACCCGCCTCCAATGGAAGGAGATGTACCCCGACCCATGAAAGCCCTAACTCCAACACTGAGCTCCGAGATTTCTGGGTGAGGGTCTGAGGGACAGGATCAGCGACATGTGGCCTCCTGCTGGTCTGTACCAGCGCTCCACCCACACCCACCTCTGGCCACCTGAGCACAGCCCTCCCTCTAGGCTTCCCATCCTGTGGGCAGCCACAGCACCAAGGATAGCCAGAACCACCTCAGGGCTCTGAGCCCAAAGCCTGCTTCTCAGCCGGTCTGCCCTCAGCACCCTAGAACCAGGCCTTCAGTAAACAGCTGGGAAACGGCCCAGCAGGTCAGGAGTGTCCCCTGCAGCCCTAACCACGTCCCGGCTGCTCACCTTGATGGAGCTGTTCCCGAACATGTCCATGGtcagctcctcctcctcgtcctcctctaGCTCCAGGCCATCTGGCTCCACGGCCAGGCCGGGGAAGCTGCCATGGCCACCATCGCAGAACTGCAGGAAGACGGGCGCGCGGCTCGAGTTGTGCTGCACCTCTACCCGCAGGATGCCCTCACGGGGCCACTTGTCACGCACGTGCTCCAGGCAGTTGATAGGTGATCGGGAGAAGACGATGTGGATGTAGGCCAGAACAAAGAGCACGAACAGGGCCTGCAGGGCAGGGAGCGGTCAGCGGGGAGCTGCCTGGGACCCGCCCCCCGAAATGAGGACCCTTCCTAGTACAGGCCTCCACAGCTGTAGAGCCTCTCACAGGCCAGCCTGCACCGAGGCCAGAGATGTGGCCACAGGCTCAGTGTCTCTGGGAATCCCAAGCACCTCTCCACAACGTGTATGGGGACCTGTGAGCTGACGACGGGAGTCAGGAAAGCGTGGGGCCTACGGTGGCAGCAGGCTGCAGTCAGAGCTGACCCATAGCCCCAGCTGTGTTCTCTGGGCCCCAGTGTCCAGCAGGAGCCATGTCCAGGACACCATTCACCCTCGGCCATGAGGACAACACTGCACCACATGCAGAGACATCACAGAAAGTGCTGACATGCAGGTGGCACGATGCCAGGGGCTGCCTGAGCTCGTCTCTGCAAGGCACATGCCTGCCATCATCTCCAGTTTGCAgacaggaaaccaaggcacaggcCACACAGCCAGGAGAGGGTGGAGCCAGGAGTTAAACCTGGAGGAAACACCAGGCAGGGTAGCTAGGTTCTGAGAGGGGCATATGGATAGATGGGGTACCCGTGACCTCAGAGTGGCCAAGTCCCCACTGTCACCCTGGAGTCCCTTCCAGCGCCCCTCACAGCCCCCCCTACCATGAACTGAAACCCCAGGTACGGTCCATCACCCTGACCAGCTGGGTGGGTGCCTAGAGACGGGCCAAGACTCTCGCCCCACTGGACAAGGCCTGCCCCTGAGCTGGACCTGGTTCCCCACAGCCTCCCTGGAACAAGCTGGCAAACAGCGGCCTCCTAAGACCCTATCGGCAGACACAGCCGGCGGCCCCGCCCACCAGGCGGCCCCGCCCCCTTATCCCTCTCAGCATTTCAGGAATCCATCCAAGGCCTTTTCTGTCCTCTGCCTGGCAGCTGGCCTGGCCATATCACAGGCCCTGGGTACTCTAGCCCCCAACCTCTGGTACCCCGTGACTGAACACTCCACCTCACTGGCCACGCTGTCCCACCAGCTCCAGGACCTTTGCACACGCCATCCCTGCAcccacctccttcctcccagCCTGAGGTCATCTGCTCTGACTTGGACCCTGCCCTGGCAGCTGCTGCCTCTTCCCCATTCCTCCCGGTCAGTCACTCATCTCTGGTCCCAAAGACTGGCACAAGGTGGCAGGGGGCACGTGGTGGCAGGGAGCAAGGGAGGGGGGGAACCAGTTCTGCAGGTGGGAGCAGAACAGGTGCCATAGGAAGAGGGACCaagtgaggtggggagggaaacTTGATCTCCAACAAGAGTCCAGAAGCTAGGCAGCTGGAAAGCAAAGAAGGGAGCTTTCTGGAACTCAGGCAGCCTCACAGATTGACTAGCTCAGCCTTCACTTTGCAAAGGAGGGAAACCAAAAGCACCAGGGGTCAGGGAGGGACC is a genomic window of Ovis canadensis isolate MfBH-ARS-UI-01 breed Bighorn chromosome 5, ARS-UI_OviCan_v2, whole genome shotgun sequence containing:
- the TMEM259 gene encoding membralin isoform X1, which produces MSEHAAPGAPGPGPNGGGGGGGGGGGGGPAPARGPRTPNLNPNPLINVRDRLFHALFFKMAVTYSRLFPPAFRRLFEFFVLLKALFVLFVLAYIHIVFSRSPINCLEHVRDKWPREGILRVEVQHNSSRAPVFLQFCDGGHGSFPGLAVEPDGLELEEDEEEELTMDMFGNSSIKFELDIEPKVFKPPGGPEALNDSQEFPFPETPPKAWPQDEYIVEYSLEYGFLRLSQATRQRLSIPVMVVTLDPTRDQCFGDRFSRLLLAEFLGYDDILMSSVKGLAENEENKGFLRNVVSGEHYRFVSMWMARTSYLAAFVIMVIFTLSVSMLLRYSHHQIFVFIVDLLQMLEMNMAIAFPAAPLLTVILALVGMEAIMSEFFNDTTTAFYIILIVWLADQYDAICCHTNTSKRHWLRFFYLYHFAFYAYHYRFNGQYSSLALVTSWLFIQHSMIYFFHHYELPAILQQIRVQEMLLQTPPLGPGTPTALPDDLNNNGGIPPITPDAASQSPALGPGLPGAGGGPGPVAEAPSSLVAAAASVAAAASGDLGWMAETAAIITDASFLSGLSASLLDQRPGSPLSPSGGLLRGPQDSAPTSNSPGSDAVPQTTGGGRPSPASTDLVDTPSEVGS
- the TMEM259 gene encoding membralin isoform X2 is translated as MSEHAAPGAPGPGPNGGGGGGGGGGGGGPAPARGPRTPNLNPNPLINVRDRLFHALFFKMAVTYSRLFPPAFRRLFEFFVLLKALFVLFVLAYIHIVFSRSPINCLEHVRDKWPREGILRVEVQHNSSRAPVFLQFCDGGHGSFPGLAVEPDGLELEEDEEEELTMDMFGNSSIKFELDIEPKVFKPPGGPEALNDSQEFPFPETPPKAWPQDEYIVEYSLEYGFLRLSQATRQRLSIPVMVVTLDPTRDQCFGDRFSRLLLAEFLGYDDILMSSVKGLAENEENKGFLRNVVSGEHYRFVSMWMARTSYLAAFVIMVIFTLSVSMLLRYSHHQIFVFIDLLQMLEMNMAIAFPAAPLLTVILALVGMEAIMSEFFNDTTTAFYIILIVWLADQYDAICCHTNTSKRHWLRFFYLYHFAFYAYHYRFNGQYSSLALVTSWLFIQHSMIYFFHHYELPAILQQIRVQEMLLQTPPLGPGTPTALPDDLNNNGGIPPITPDAASQSPALGPGLPGAGGGPGPVAEAPSSLVAAAASVAAAASGDLGWMAETAAIITDASFLSGLSASLLDQRPGSPLSPSGGLLRGPQDSAPTSNSPGSDAVPQTTGGGRPSPASTDLVDTPSEVGS